DNA sequence from the Pedobacter sp. W3I1 genome:
GTAAAGACGTTTTACTAACAAATGCTCATCAAATAAAAAATTAAGAAATGATTAATTACAACCCTAAAGATTGGAGTACCTTCATTTTTCACATCCACAAAAGCGACACCTTCCGAAAACTGTGGCCCTTAATGCTGGCTGTAGCTATTTTTTCGGGCCTGGTTGCTTTTGCTGAATTGAATTTCTTCCAGCTTTCTAAGAGCAGTTATGTAACCAATATCGGCATGATGCACAGTTTATTGGGCTTTGTATTATCGATGTTATTGGTTTTTAGAACAAATACAGCATATGACAGGTGGTGGGAAGGCAGAAAGATGCTGGGGTCATTAACCAATGTGAGCCGAAACCTGGCCATGAAGATCAAAGCCCTTAAATTAACAGAAGAAGATGTCCGCTTTTTCGAATACGGCATTCCTAAATATGCTTTTGCCTTAAAGGAACATTTACGCGAAAGGATGTATTTTGGCAAAAACAGTCTTTTAATCGAGGTTGAAGAAGGTAAACACGTGCCAAACCAGATTGCAGGAAGTTTAATTAACAGGTTATACGAATTACTCGAAAGGAGTGCGATCTCACAGGAGCAATTTATTGTGCTTTCTGGAGATTTTAATCAATTTACCGATATTTGCGGTGCTTGCGAGCGTATCAAAAATACACCAATCCCATATTCTTACAGTGCCTTTATTAAGAAATTTATCTTCATCTACGTAATCACTTTACCTATTGGATGGGTATTTAGTCTGGGTTATTTCGTGGTGCCAATTGTTCCCTTTATCCTCTATGTATTAGCGAGTTTAGAGCTGATAGCTGAAGAAATAGAGAACCCATTCGGGGAAGACGCAAACGACCTGCCTGTAGATCAGATATGCACTAATATAGAAAAACATGTAGAGGAGATTTTAGGCTAATGATTAAGATTGCCTGGCATCCGCTTTATGCACATCCTTTACCAGCAGGGCACCGTTTTCCGATGCTGAAGTATGAGTTGATACCTGAACAACTTTTGCATGAAGGAACCATAATGCAGCAGAATTTGTTTAGTCCGGAACCAGTTTCGGAAGACATTATTCTCTTGACACACGAAAAAAAATATTGGGAACAGCTTAGGGATTTAACACTTTCAGCGAAAGATCAAAGGCGGATAGGTTTCCCCTTAAACGCACAGCTTTTAGAACGCGAACTGAGGATTACACAAGGTACCATCGATGGAGCTAACTTCGCAATAAGCAATGGAATTGCTTTTAATGTTGCGGGAGGTATACATCATGCGGGCAGCAATTGGGGCGAAGGCTTTTGCTTATTAAACGACCAGGCTGTTGCTGCTAATTACCTGTTAAATAAAATCTTATCTAAACGGATCTTAATAATCGATTTAGATGTGCACCAGGGAAATGGCACTGCAGAAATCTTTCAAAAAGAGCCAAGGGTATTCACTTTTTCAATGCATGGCGATAAAAATTTCCCTTTCAGAAAAGAAATTTCAAGCCTGGATGTTCCATTAGATGATGGCGTACAGGATGAGGAATATCTATCATCCTTAAACGTAAATTTAAAAAGGGCATTTGAAAGGGCCAAACCTGATTTCGTATTTTATCTATCAGGAGTAGATGTACTTTCTACTGATAAGCTTGGTAAGCTGGCCCTAAGCAAAGCCGCGTGTAAAGAACGTGATAGAATAGTGCTGCAGGCCTGTAAAGATAAAAATTTACCGGTGCAGGTGAGTATGGGCGGTGGTTACTCCACCGATATCAGAGATATTGTAGATGCACACTGCAATACTTACCGACTGGCTTTTGATTTATTTACCTGATTCAATTCATACCTAAATCATAGTGATTGTTTGTATCTCGTTTGCCTCAAGCAATCGTCATGCTGTCCCGAAGCTTCGGGATCAGTATCTTCCTGCTATTAAGACCCTGAAATAAATTCATGGTGACGGGACTAGTACTAAAATATCTCAAAAGCATCTTAAAAACCATAATATCCTTATCTTCGCGGCAATATGTTGGAGATTATTTATCAGGATGAAAATCTAATTGCAATTAACAAACCCCATGGGCTATTGGTACATCAATCTTCTATTGCAAGAGATGCCACAGAGTTTGCGCTTCAGTTACTCAGAGATCAGGTGGGCAAGCATGTTAGTCCGGTACACAGGTTAGACAGGAAAACCAGCGGAGTCTTATTATTTGCTTTTGATAAGCCATCTGAAATTGCTATGCACCAGCAATTTATGAATGCTGAAACTGATAAAAAATACTTAGCTATTCTTCGCGGTTTCACACCCGATGCCATGGATATCGATTATCCATTAGCCAAAGAAAACGGAACGATGCAGGATGCTTTTACCTCATTTAGAACACTTCAAAAGGCTGAGGTGGCAGTTGCTTTCGGTAAACACCCAACCTCACGGTATTCATTGGTAGAGGCCACACCTAAAACCGGGAGGATGCATCAATTAAGAAGACACTTTAGCCATATACTACATCCAATTATTGGCGATAGGACACATGGCTGCAACAAACAAAACAAATTTTTTAAAGCGCAATGGGATATGACAACCATGTTGCTCCATGCTTCTGAGTTAGCATTCGCCCATCCCGTTACAAAAGAAAGAATTCATTTGAAAGCCGGTTTACACGATGAATTTAAAAGAGTGATGGATTTTATGAAAATGGAACCTTAACACAATTTTTGCCATCAAAATCTGTTTATATAACATCTATGATTAAATACTTACGTTTTACACTCCCAGTTTTAGCGCTTTTCGCAGCCAGTTGTTCTTCTGTTTATATGCCAAACGTTCCAAATACCCCTATGTTAAGTAAACAGGGCGAATTTAGTGGCGGTGCACATATCTCTTTAAAAGGCAATGCCAGTGTTAATGGTGCTTATGCCGTTTCCGATCATATTGGTGTGCTTTTTAGCGGTTCTAGAATGAATAGTGAAAGAAAAAGCAAAGATTTCGGACACAAACTTATTGAGATTGGCGGAGGATATTTCGACACTTTTGGCCCAGACAACAATCGGATTATAGAAATTTATGCAGGTGTAGGAAAGGGTTGGAGCGATATCACTTTCCGCGATTATAAAAATGATATCCTCATCAGCTCCGAATTGCAGGAAGTAGATTACCGGAAAACATTTTTACAGGTAAATTATAGTTCGAAAAAGAAAAACAACCTGCGTTTATTCGGAACCGATTTCCCAATTAACTACGGTACAGCATTAAGAATTAGCCATATTAAAATGGATAGGTTCTTTTTAAATGGTGTTGTTCAACCAAAAGAAGACAACATCTTTTTTGAGCCGGTATTTTTTACGCGTATGGCGCTCAGTAAAACTTTTCAGCTACAATATACCACCAGCAGTAATATCGGCTTAAAGAACCGTAAATACATGTCAGCAGGTAATTCTATCTTCACCATTGGTGTCGTGGTTAATGTTGGGGGTAAATAACAGCAGCTGTCGTTCTGAGCACAGCGAAGAATCTGTATGACTTTGACAACGCACATTAATTTAATGCTATTAAGCCTGGATGATCGTTTGTTCAGTAAAATTAATTAATGTATCTTTTTTCAAACTATTGATATGAATCTAATAGAAAATCGTCATCTCGACTGAAGCGCAGCGTAATGGAGAGATCTACTTCCTAGCATGAAAGACCCTGAAATAAATTCAGGGTGACGCAACTTTTAGGATAAAATTATCCGGCTTTCAAAGCCCTCGTTTTATTCTGAAAACGCATGAATAATAGGATAGAGGCTGTTAAAAGTCCTAAGGTTAATCCATACCAGATGCCATTAACGCCTAAGTTAAAATGAAACCCCAATACATAACCAATGGGAATCCCAACTACCCAGTAGGCCAGAAAAGTTATAAAAGTTGGGATATTAACATCGCCAACACCACGTAAAACACCTAAACCAACCACCTGTGTACCATCAAAGAGCTGAAAAAAACCAGCAATGATCAACAATTGGGCGGCAATGGGAATAACAGCCGTATCTTCGGTATAAATAAAAGGCATGATGTTATTGGCCAGAATAAAAATAACGGCTGTGCAACACATAAATAGCAGAATAACATGATAACTGGCAATTGCAGATTTACGTAAATCGTCGAAATTATTCTTGCCAAAATTATTTCCTGTTTTAATGGTAGCTGCCGAGGCTACACCACTTGCAATCATATAGGTCATTGCGGCTAAACTAATCGCAATTTGATGTGCTGCTTGTTCTACTGCACCGATAGTGCCTATAAGCACTGCGGCACCACTAAAGGCACTGATTTCGAATGAATATTGCATCGCAACAGGCATTCCAATTTTGGCAATCTTAATCGCTCTTATTTTATCAAAAAATGTTGCTTTAAAACTGATCAGGTATTTTTTAAAATGTTGAGAACGCAACACATAAAAGCACATCACAGTTGCCATTAAAATCCTGTCGATTAATGTACTTAAACCCACACCACTAACACCCATCGATTTAATGCCGAACATTCCTTTCACGAAAATGATCCCTAAAATAATATTAATGGCGTTTCCCCAAATGGAAACAAACATGGCTTGTTTGGTAAATCCTAAACCTTCAGCAAACTGCTTAAAAGTCTGAAAAATCAATAAAGGGATAATCGAAACAGATAACAGGTTTAAATAGGGTTTTGCATAACGTACTACTTCAGGCGTCTGTTCCAGGTGATCGATCACGAAAAATATTCCCAATTGAACGAGTACGTATAAAAATATACCCACACAGATATTAATAATTAAACTGTTTGATAAAAGTTTTCCGCATTCATCATAATTCTGACGACCGTTTTCTTGTGCAATAAGGGGCGTTAAACCATAGGAGATCCCTAATCCAATCACCAGAATAAGCATAAATATGCTGTTCACCAACGAAACAGCAGCCAATTGAATGGTATCAGTAAAATGACCAACAATAATACTATCGGCCATATGTACCAAAGTGTGACCAACCTGAGAACCTACAATTGGCAACGCCAAATGAAGATTTTCTTTATAATAGGGTTTATACCTGGTGTAAATTTTAGAAAACATAGGTTTACAAAGGTCGGATTTTTAAACCTCAAAAAATAGGGATGTAGAAAAGTTAATGTTCGGTTTACAAAAGGAGGGCATCCTGTTTCGCCGAATTATCAAAGCCAGCGGCATTATAAACAAATTTATGCTTTGGTTTATCGTTTCCCCACAGATCAAAAATTGATATCCGAAATCTATTTTGGAGAAGCTGCCAGCAAAGGAGCATACTTTTTAAGGATTGAAAGGATTTTACTTCTGTCGGCAATGTAAATATTGCTCATAAAGATAATACCTGTTGTTTTATTGAAGAGTATATTAGCACTTGCACCTGGGTCATCTCCATCATGCCCAATATACCCATCGTTGTAAATATTCCAGAAAACGCCCTTGTTTCTTGTCTGCAAACTCATATTCTCAGGTACGCTTTGAGGTGTAAACACCGGTTTAAACATTTCAATTGCAGATGCGCTCTTAATCAAACCAGCGTTATTATTAAGCATTTTCATCATCTCCTGTACATATAACGACAGCTCGACAACTGAAGTTCTTAATCCTCCATCAGGGTAAGTAGTCAGGTGATAGAAAGGCAATGCGAT
Encoded proteins:
- a CDS encoding bestrophin family protein; the encoded protein is MINYNPKDWSTFIFHIHKSDTFRKLWPLMLAVAIFSGLVAFAELNFFQLSKSSYVTNIGMMHSLLGFVLSMLLVFRTNTAYDRWWEGRKMLGSLTNVSRNLAMKIKALKLTEEDVRFFEYGIPKYAFALKEHLRERMYFGKNSLLIEVEEGKHVPNQIAGSLINRLYELLERSAISQEQFIVLSGDFNQFTDICGACERIKNTPIPYSYSAFIKKFIFIYVITLPIGWVFSLGYFVVPIVPFILYVLASLELIAEEIENPFGEDANDLPVDQICTNIEKHVEEILG
- a CDS encoding histone deacetylase; amino-acid sequence: MIKIAWHPLYAHPLPAGHRFPMLKYELIPEQLLHEGTIMQQNLFSPEPVSEDIILLTHEKKYWEQLRDLTLSAKDQRRIGFPLNAQLLERELRITQGTIDGANFAISNGIAFNVAGGIHHAGSNWGEGFCLLNDQAVAANYLLNKILSKRILIIDLDVHQGNGTAEIFQKEPRVFTFSMHGDKNFPFRKEISSLDVPLDDGVQDEEYLSSLNVNLKRAFERAKPDFVFYLSGVDVLSTDKLGKLALSKAACKERDRIVLQACKDKNLPVQVSMGGGYSTDIRDIVDAHCNTYRLAFDLFT
- a CDS encoding pseudouridine synthase, whose amino-acid sequence is MLEIIYQDENLIAINKPHGLLVHQSSIARDATEFALQLLRDQVGKHVSPVHRLDRKTSGVLLFAFDKPSEIAMHQQFMNAETDKKYLAILRGFTPDAMDIDYPLAKENGTMQDAFTSFRTLQKAEVAVAFGKHPTSRYSLVEATPKTGRMHQLRRHFSHILHPIIGDRTHGCNKQNKFFKAQWDMTTMLLHASELAFAHPVTKERIHLKAGLHDEFKRVMDFMKMEP
- a CDS encoding MATE family efflux transporter, which produces MFSKIYTRYKPYYKENLHLALPIVGSQVGHTLVHMADSIIVGHFTDTIQLAAVSLVNSIFMLILVIGLGISYGLTPLIAQENGRQNYDECGKLLSNSLIINICVGIFLYVLVQLGIFFVIDHLEQTPEVVRYAKPYLNLLSVSIIPLLIFQTFKQFAEGLGFTKQAMFVSIWGNAINIILGIIFVKGMFGIKSMGVSGVGLSTLIDRILMATVMCFYVLRSQHFKKYLISFKATFFDKIRAIKIAKIGMPVAMQYSFEISAFSGAAVLIGTIGAVEQAAHQIAISLAAMTYMIASGVASAATIKTGNNFGKNNFDDLRKSAIASYHVILLFMCCTAVIFILANNIMPFIYTEDTAVIPIAAQLLIIAGFFQLFDGTQVVGLGVLRGVGDVNIPTFITFLAYWVVGIPIGYVLGFHFNLGVNGIWYGLTLGLLTASILLFMRFQNKTRALKAG